A genomic region of Leptospira terpstrae serovar Hualin str. LT 11-33 = ATCC 700639 contains the following coding sequences:
- a CDS encoding TIGR04388 family protein, producing the protein MFLKPSVRPLVIFTLAAFVCAIYGQSLSETWNVPVYQSSDYSEFYGNLYFANSTEEWDSRVEEVLYHSIGQWQENADQMVEQILSEETGKDAFVSNEGYLDEKRRSLLSEISILYSAWERDLIDDYFENRNAFLEKLETGKVDALYFHRIGQESLYEEYTVEELKLAENRNKILESAREWEFQWGQTRQEGLDSFANSIAKLDNDYQTYLRSLDETENQFSKNLNAINSYKNTIKVALSDVVSQLKLGLDSSCSVSSGCQYRNFDGSYNDAGKIFSKFINDLSLQLNQSEIDPDSILTSISTKIRDFLTDESNKALSEYNIYNNQVYTYQTGFQINLNHTKATFDLANAQWRLRNQTYHELSADLKYENWLTGGAGEVGNFSEIYDLEMKGIFQSIHHGDSERLISIINNRLGDGRRVQSLVSANLYTDAFHFINNQKIGDFYIPFDSASHTHGNLLIDGKTSYGYWNADRYLTILTPGKVSFQMGAIGYSVLYEMYDENSSTTSLYWKDNYSQLGGQSNHFGNILLPAVSNWESKVKEYSQSYEEWKGTRENLIAEATAKLEANRLEIESSKEEWLERLEEEKRNGWKSWSDLYQSGDTNENFSPSISNWNPHSKTPVFGDSKLSEFQTLANFQVPTDELQFGGNSLLQEFQRTITGLGQYASVIQMNSDLEKFSHSEQKKLINQMSYTVQLESLGGRELTRNEKILIGSFEGSELTEAEQQNYGSCYENPNADICKSLLKKDYDVTFDSKNGILTLKKDIHNGLLAGKNSDGEYNAGKTEEVRQVHLSSIGKLQVSDKLNFFTEWSEEDWATLQQKKTDISNSFLSNSLRKDKQSIASNMNSIQEKEKRNQELFYARKETQEKNDSLIQELAIAYFTGGGAAGMRAALNSKLESAINGELAKAWITATGGQESDVQMASMVIDFMRGRMSAKKIQSRDQFISIKNPLQALETVFAKSISGTLNVLDQASFGAASVTLNATMASSMGITKALLGERQFNKLNDQIAGRGKRLQEIQTKEQSIIQNGVSTVISQGTGIPIDAISKMLGDKYGQIKAKKANKEMAKNPIFDMGSQVIGAFGGIVKTAIVAFGTNEEGIQSVMEDTNGILHAGNPNQNSSTSTSLGYSLQAFGLQAGWTKHQSAYLNLRDSKAVVEELGKKELSKILAKSIGIDENAIGQIIDSTYSSYQKEKSDKKARSNAVRQTVVNAVSIALTMGASGLLTGVNSALSAIGKAVSSITSGLLPATTQVGQAVASTIVQTIAGSHEGPKGAMAGFANGVLGGITQGMGKIQSGYLKGMIPGIGVSYSEKNGWGGSVGIGNAISNMSVSFSEQGNTSLQASKSLGGGVQLATDITTNGALNVGLNYNPTGEGPRKDWNYSMMYDLKAGGLSGSIGYTDPTSKLGLTSSIDKDGISASSKLQGVTLGTNSENGFEMQEMNFAEQNINAAQDESDLSDGETLSDAGNDSDSFSDFANAAGTMGALLLGGVGLGFGLRNRLSRGLSGITSIGSDAQTIDIQSTSEKPILGAITNPLKAGLLRLGQTVSSFADGFTIEKNSEHNKKSKVDSKQKISNEEIKKIESSVIDDFNKDSRLDTEKKLYELRKAGVDTTEIEAKIKKLQGGKDAPIPKLVEKELNEYIRLREGNSPYTLSPGNTIYISSAIALAGININHDPKKESNAAYLKRLGDEICEASKNVDLSTKELVTEHVVNVAKLLGESLKGKISYQQYKIIDGKEVVSGVNPVDANGFRSVDGLDCIRFIGAVLNASGITTAGSFANLNTDVYQMPNEMKNMSSEYANRTAHKNGVEYFRQSSNFMNLVSDRITTSKDLADHKANFKPKELNIGLIGITRADKSLPNSISSAVKSDHVYMITNKRFNKELGIFEYQIAESRDGKGIDNRWIRSETNRVLNEKINADLSKSKLTKSEIQNRIKILLSSSESTDYLKRSEYYELKPLVRLGNENEV; encoded by the coding sequence ATGTTTCTAAAACCATCGGTTCGTCCTCTTGTCATCTTTACTTTGGCAGCTTTCGTTTGTGCAATTTATGGGCAGTCACTATCTGAAACTTGGAATGTCCCTGTATACCAATCTTCCGACTATTCAGAGTTCTATGGTAATCTTTATTTTGCAAATTCGACGGAAGAATGGGATTCGCGAGTGGAAGAGGTTTTATACCATTCCATTGGCCAGTGGCAAGAAAATGCTGATCAAATGGTGGAACAAATTTTGTCAGAAGAAACCGGAAAGGATGCTTTTGTTTCTAACGAAGGTTATTTGGATGAAAAGCGGCGGTCTCTATTATCTGAAATTTCTATTTTGTATTCCGCTTGGGAAAGAGATTTAATCGACGATTATTTTGAGAATCGAAATGCATTTTTGGAAAAATTGGAAACAGGAAAAGTGGATGCACTATATTTTCATAGGATTGGACAGGAATCTTTATATGAAGAATATACAGTCGAAGAACTAAAATTAGCAGAAAATCGAAATAAGATATTAGAATCTGCTAGGGAATGGGAGTTCCAATGGGGACAGACTAGGCAGGAAGGATTAGATTCGTTTGCTAATTCTATTGCAAAGCTTGATAATGATTACCAAACCTATCTCCGTTCACTTGATGAAACTGAGAACCAATTCTCCAAAAATTTGAATGCCATTAATTCCTATAAGAATACAATCAAAGTTGCATTGTCTGATGTTGTATCTCAATTGAAGTTGGGATTAGATTCTTCCTGTTCCGTTTCATCTGGTTGTCAATATAGGAATTTTGATGGAAGTTATAACGATGCAGGTAAAATATTTTCCAAATTCATTAATGATCTTTCTTTGCAGCTCAATCAATCAGAGATTGATCCTGATTCGATACTAACTTCAATATCAACTAAGATAAGGGATTTCCTGACAGATGAATCGAATAAAGCTCTTTCAGAATACAACATTTATAATAATCAAGTTTATACATACCAGACTGGATTTCAAATCAATTTGAATCATACGAAGGCAACCTTTGATTTAGCGAATGCACAGTGGAGGTTACGAAACCAAACTTATCACGAGTTATCGGCAGATTTAAAGTATGAAAACTGGTTGACTGGAGGTGCGGGAGAAGTTGGAAATTTTTCGGAAATTTATGACCTAGAGATGAAAGGGATTTTTCAGTCAATCCATCATGGGGATTCCGAAAGGCTTATTAGCATCATCAATAATAGATTAGGTGATGGAAGGCGTGTCCAGTCTTTGGTGTCGGCTAATTTATACACTGATGCCTTCCACTTTATTAACAATCAAAAGATTGGAGATTTTTATATCCCATTTGACTCTGCAAGTCATACCCATGGTAATTTACTCATAGACGGAAAAACTTCCTATGGATATTGGAATGCTGATAGATACCTAACGATTTTAACTCCTGGCAAGGTTAGTTTTCAAATGGGTGCCATTGGGTATTCAGTTCTCTATGAAATGTATGATGAAAATTCTTCTACAACTTCTCTCTATTGGAAAGATAATTATTCTCAGTTAGGTGGTCAGTCAAATCACTTTGGGAATATACTGCTTCCTGCAGTATCCAATTGGGAATCAAAAGTAAAAGAGTATTCCCAGTCCTATGAGGAGTGGAAGGGTACTCGAGAAAATCTTATCGCGGAAGCGACTGCCAAGTTGGAAGCCAATCGATTGGAAATTGAAAGTTCAAAAGAGGAATGGTTGGAGCGTTTGGAAGAGGAAAAACGTAACGGCTGGAAGTCGTGGTCTGATTTGTATCAATCTGGAGATACGAATGAAAATTTCTCGCCCTCGATTTCAAATTGGAATCCACATTCTAAAACTCCAGTATTTGGAGATTCAAAACTTTCCGAATTTCAGACTTTGGCAAATTTCCAGGTACCTACTGACGAGCTTCAGTTTGGTGGTAATAGTTTGTTACAAGAATTTCAGAGAACTATCACTGGTTTGGGACAATATGCTTCCGTTATCCAAATGAATAGTGATTTAGAAAAATTTAGTCATTCCGAACAAAAAAAATTAATTAACCAAATGTCCTATACTGTCCAGCTAGAATCATTAGGTGGGAGGGAATTAACAAGAAATGAAAAAATATTAATTGGTAGTTTTGAAGGTTCTGAACTCACCGAAGCAGAACAACAGAATTACGGATCTTGTTACGAAAATCCAAATGCAGATATATGTAAATCTTTGTTAAAAAAAGATTACGATGTAACATTTGATTCAAAGAACGGAATACTCACTTTAAAAAAAGATATCCATAACGGTTTGTTGGCTGGAAAAAATTCAGATGGAGAATACAATGCTGGAAAAACAGAGGAAGTTCGGCAGGTACATTTAAGTTCTATTGGTAAACTTCAAGTTTCAGATAAACTCAATTTTTTTACAGAATGGAGTGAAGAAGACTGGGCTACACTGCAACAAAAGAAAACAGATATTTCTAATTCTTTTTTATCAAATTCACTCCGCAAAGACAAACAATCCATTGCTTCGAATATGAATTCGATCCAGGAAAAAGAAAAACGTAATCAAGAGTTATTCTATGCTAGAAAAGAAACTCAAGAAAAGAATGATTCGCTAATTCAAGAATTGGCAATTGCCTATTTTACTGGAGGAGGCGCTGCAGGGATGAGGGCAGCTCTAAATAGTAAATTAGAATCTGCAATTAATGGTGAATTGGCAAAAGCTTGGATCACTGCTACTGGAGGACAAGAATCAGATGTTCAGATGGCAAGTATGGTTATCGATTTTATGCGAGGAAGGATGAGCGCTAAAAAAATTCAATCGCGTGACCAATTTATTTCTATCAAAAACCCTTTGCAAGCTTTGGAGACAGTCTTTGCTAAATCAATATCAGGTACATTAAACGTATTAGACCAAGCTTCTTTTGGTGCAGCTTCAGTTACATTAAATGCAACGATGGCATCGTCTATGGGTATTACCAAAGCATTACTTGGCGAAAGACAGTTTAACAAACTAAATGATCAAATTGCAGGTAGAGGAAAACGTTTGCAAGAGATTCAAACAAAAGAACAGTCGATAATTCAAAATGGTGTTTCGACAGTTATCTCTCAAGGAACTGGAATCCCAATTGATGCTATATCAAAAATGTTAGGTGATAAATATGGACAGATCAAGGCGAAAAAAGCTAACAAAGAGATGGCAAAAAATCCCATATTCGATATGGGTTCGCAGGTGATTGGGGCTTTTGGAGGGATTGTTAAGACTGCTATAGTTGCTTTCGGAACTAATGAAGAAGGAATTCAATCGGTTATGGAGGATACTAATGGAATTCTCCATGCAGGGAATCCGAATCAAAATTCTTCCACTAGTACAAGTTTGGGATATTCATTGCAAGCTTTCGGTTTACAAGCGGGTTGGACAAAACACCAAAGTGCTTATCTCAATCTCCGCGATTCAAAAGCAGTAGTGGAAGAACTTGGAAAGAAAGAACTTTCTAAAATTTTAGCGAAATCCATAGGAATCGATGAAAATGCAATCGGCCAAATTATCGATTCCACTTATTCTTCTTACCAAAAAGAAAAATCTGATAAAAAAGCCAGGTCAAATGCAGTCAGACAAACGGTAGTAAATGCAGTTTCTATTGCGCTTACTATGGGGGCTAGTGGTTTATTGACAGGAGTTAACTCCGCTTTGTCGGCGATAGGAAAAGCGGTTAGCAGTATCACAAGCGGACTTTTACCAGCAACTACTCAAGTGGGACAAGCCGTAGCTTCCACCATTGTTCAAACCATTGCAGGCAGTCATGAAGGTCCTAAGGGGGCCATGGCGGGATTTGCCAATGGAGTATTAGGTGGAATTACACAAGGAATGGGAAAAATCCAATCTGGATATTTAAAGGGTATGATACCTGGTATTGGTGTTTCTTATTCTGAAAAAAATGGTTGGGGGGGGTCTGTTGGAATAGGAAATGCCATTAGTAATATGAGTGTTAGCTTTTCTGAACAAGGAAATACTTCTTTACAAGCTTCCAAATCATTGGGTGGAGGTGTACAATTGGCCACAGATATCACAACCAACGGTGCTTTAAACGTAGGTCTCAATTATAATCCTACTGGTGAAGGACCAAGGAAGGATTGGAATTATTCCATGATGTATGATTTGAAAGCAGGGGGACTCAGTGGGAGTATTGGTTATACCGATCCAACTTCTAAACTTGGTCTGACTTCTTCCATAGATAAAGATGGAATTTCCGCCTCATCGAAGTTACAAGGAGTCACATTAGGAACAAATTCGGAAAATGGATTTGAAATGCAGGAAATGAATTTTGCCGAACAGAACATCAATGCTGCTCAGGATGAAAGTGATCTAAGTGATGGAGAAACATTGTCGGATGCGGGAAATGATTCCGATTCATTTTCTGACTTTGCCAATGCTGCTGGAACCATGGGTGCTCTGTTACTTGGAGGAGTTGGTTTAGGGTTTGGTTTGCGAAACCGATTGAGTCGTGGACTTTCTGGAATTACTTCTATAGGATCCGATGCACAAACCATCGACATTCAATCAACATCTGAAAAACCTATCTTGGGAGCCATTACCAATCCATTAAAGGCTGGGTTACTTCGTTTGGGCCAAACTGTCTCGAGTTTTGCCGATGGATTCACTATAGAAAAAAATTCGGAACATAACAAAAAATCAAAAGTAGACTCTAAACAAAAAATCTCTAACGAGGAAATCAAAAAAATTGAATCCAGTGTAATCGATGATTTTAACAAAGATTCTCGTCTAGATACAGAGAAGAAACTTTATGAATTGAGAAAGGCAGGTGTGGATACAACAGAAATCGAAGCAAAAATAAAGAAACTACAAGGTGGAAAAGATGCACCCATACCAAAGCTGGTAGAAAAAGAACTGAATGAATATATCCGTCTGCGTGAAGGAAATTCACCTTATACATTGTCTCCGGGGAATACTATCTATATTTCATCCGCAATTGCCTTAGCAGGCATAAACATAAATCATGATCCGAAGAAAGAATCGAATGCCGCCTACTTGAAACGATTAGGTGACGAAATCTGTGAAGCTTCTAAAAATGTAGACCTCTCTACAAAGGAGTTAGTCACCGAACATGTTGTCAATGTCGCAAAACTTTTAGGGGAATCTCTGAAAGGCAAAATTTCTTACCAACAATATAAAATAATCGATGGTAAAGAAGTGGTATCTGGAGTAAATCCAGTAGATGCGAATGGATTTCGCTCTGTGGATGGATTAGACTGTATTCGGTTTATAGGAGCTGTTCTGAATGCATCCGGTATCACCACCGCGGGAAGTTTTGCAAATTTAAATACAGATGTATACCAAATGCCAAATGAAATGAAAAATATGAGTTCAGAATATGCCAATCGAACGGCTCATAAAAATGGAGTGGAATACTTCCGCCAATCATCCAATTTTATGAATTTAGTTTCGGATCGAATCACAACGAGTAAGGATTTAGCTGACCATAAGGCCAATTTCAAACCAAAAGAACTCAACATAGGTCTGATTGGAATCACGAGAGCCGATAAAAGTTTGCCTAACAGCATAAGTTCCGCTGTTAAGTCTGACCATGTCTATATGATTACCAACAAACGGTTTAATAAAGAACTCGGTATTTTTGAATACCAGATTGCAGAATCACGAGATGGAAAGGGAATAGATAATAGATGGATTAGGTCTGAAACTAATAGAGTATTGAATGAGAAGATCAATGCAGATTTGAGTAAAAGTAAACTAACTAAGAGCGAAATACAAAATCGGATAAAAATATTGCTAAGTTCTTCCGAGTCTACTGATTATTTGAAGCGATCTGAATACTATGAATTAAAACCTCTGGTTAGGTTAGGAAATGAAAATGAAGTTTAA
- a CDS encoding adenylate/guanylate cyclase domain-containing protein has protein sequence MIDLESLLQKYPWEDRWKSLATPLDTLWEFDLPVTREEIWPHLIDTSALNKRVGMPIYHYTEENGIMMGKTRQVGFQLEWEEVPWEWEYLKEIGNARIYIKGFGHYVRSRIILETLGESRSKVYIYFGWIPRNFFMKKLLQYAMPKLEISFRRSLNEIADEIKLKKRTKSLVPGKEFSFVPEAQWIHPEKLDKETQNLINKGISKEAVTAVFQWIKTASDNELDRIRIKEVSRKLDLDPDEVLFLFLHGCRLGIFTLSWDIVCPHCRGVRTSLTRLSDLPAKDECEVCEIDFDTTGVNSIEVTFHLHPSIRIIEKQFYCAAEPAQKQHILLTKTIGGKKSFSSSLLIGAGVFRLRKKGDKKYRLVDVKSAYPQTDILWLPETKEEEIKVSLKPNLVFENDSDNDVTIILEERSEDQTSLRPSEIFNYQEFRDLFSEEAVATNLQLDIGIKTILFTDIVGSTKFYESEGDHGAFLQVREHFIKTNQIIQNFRGVVVKTIGDAVMASFSSPLQALKAAKEMQEWFHPENQHTPVRIRISIHTGNCLAVNLNSNIDYFGNTVNYTAKIQSVTNSGEVSFSETIFRDRDIREYLRAESIKLHKIEFPLPWADRTDFVYVWKV, from the coding sequence ATGATTGATTTAGAATCCTTACTACAAAAATACCCCTGGGAAGATCGATGGAAATCACTGGCAACACCCTTAGACACACTTTGGGAATTTGACTTACCGGTGACAAGGGAAGAAATTTGGCCCCATCTAATTGATACCTCCGCCCTCAACAAAAGGGTGGGTATGCCTATTTATCATTACACGGAAGAAAACGGAATCATGATGGGGAAAACCAGACAAGTGGGTTTTCAATTAGAATGGGAAGAAGTCCCTTGGGAGTGGGAGTATCTCAAAGAAATTGGGAACGCTCGCATTTATATTAAAGGATTTGGACACTATGTCCGTAGTAGGATCATATTAGAGACATTAGGTGAATCGAGAAGTAAAGTTTATATTTACTTTGGTTGGATTCCTAGAAATTTCTTTATGAAAAAACTTCTCCAATATGCAATGCCGAAACTGGAAATCTCCTTTCGCAGGTCTTTAAACGAAATAGCCGATGAGATCAAACTTAAGAAACGCACTAAATCATTAGTTCCTGGTAAGGAATTTTCATTTGTTCCAGAAGCGCAGTGGATCCATCCAGAAAAACTAGACAAAGAAACCCAAAACCTAATCAACAAAGGTATTTCGAAAGAAGCAGTTACCGCAGTTTTTCAATGGATCAAAACGGCCTCTGACAATGAACTAGACCGAATTCGTATTAAGGAAGTAAGTCGAAAACTAGACTTAGATCCCGACGAAGTCCTATTTCTCTTTTTACATGGATGCCGGTTGGGAATCTTTACTCTCAGCTGGGATATTGTATGTCCACACTGTCGGGGTGTTCGAACAAGCCTCACTCGTCTTAGTGATCTACCAGCCAAAGACGAATGCGAAGTTTGTGAGATTGATTTTGACACAACAGGTGTGAACTCTATTGAAGTAACTTTTCACCTCCATCCCAGCATCAGAATTATCGAAAAACAATTCTACTGTGCTGCAGAACCAGCTCAAAAACAACATATCCTGTTAACAAAAACCATTGGAGGAAAAAAATCATTTTCTTCTAGTTTGCTCATTGGGGCGGGAGTATTCCGGCTTCGAAAAAAAGGAGATAAAAAATATCGTCTAGTAGATGTTAAATCTGCATACCCACAAACAGATATTTTGTGGTTACCTGAAACGAAAGAAGAAGAAATCAAAGTTTCCCTAAAACCAAACTTAGTATTTGAAAACGATTCCGACAACGATGTAACCATCATCCTTGAAGAAAGAAGCGAAGACCAAACAAGCCTAAGACCTTCAGAAATTTTCAACTACCAGGAATTTCGTGATCTCTTTTCGGAAGAAGCGGTTGCCACCAATTTACAACTAGACATTGGAATCAAAACCATCCTATTCACTGATATTGTTGGTTCGACAAAATTCTACGAATCTGAAGGAGACCACGGTGCCTTTTTACAAGTCCGCGAACACTTCATCAAAACAAACCAAATCATTCAAAATTTTCGTGGTGTCGTTGTAAAAACTATCGGCGATGCCGTAATGGCAAGTTTTTCAAGCCCCTTACAAGCATTAAAGGCAGCAAAGGAAATGCAAGAATGGTTTCACCCCGAAAACCAACATACGCCCGTTAGGATACGAATCTCCATCCATACCGGAAATTGTTTGGCAGTAAACCTAAACAGTAATATCGACTACTTCGGAAACACAGTCAACTACACGGCTAAAATCCAATCGGTAACAAACTCAGGGGAAGTTTCCTTTAGCGAAACCATTTTCCGCGACCGAGACATCCGGGAATACCTACGTGCGGAATCGATCAAACTACATAAAATCGAATTTCCCCTCCCCTGGGCTGACAGAACTGATTTTGTTTATGTTTGGAAGGTATAA
- a CDS encoding glycoside hydrolase family 5 protein — translation MALKKLSPQGEWFVDTTGRKVILRGINLGGDTKVPFPNGGTQFPTDFSDHKEVSFIGRPFPLSEADTHFTRLKKWGFNVLRLLTTWEAVEHKGPGEYDEAYLDYFTEIVRLAGEYGFYVFVDFHQDVWSRMTGGDGAPGWIFEKMGIDYRKLSEADAAIVMQRAYDYNRPGIRQEENYPTMCWSQNYRYAGNAILWTLFFGGKDFAPNFLIDGKNVQDYLQGHYLGCMKQIAERVKDFDFVLGFDSLNEPGKGFIGRAMNDRGLTNTDKDPAKPGLGWSPIDALFSSHGHTIDLPYLTLKVWKGGFVPTKTVTVNKNQISIWLPESPGDPFQLEGAYTITKDGTPFIERNDFFQNVKGKAIDFDADYLIPFMRTVGETIRSIRNDWMVFIEREASDAFTHPHLNGEAPKLAVNAAHWYDILTLLFKTFLYPIAIDTLTKRPVFGKSGIEAMYVRQLTRIKNTADSVPGKIPSLIGEFGIPFDLQGGKAYKEWKKGNHSPKIWKRHVMALDAMYNAMDHLFLSNTLWNYTATNENDLMVGDGWNQEDLSIFSKDQIIPGSDPDVYGGGGRAIEGFCRPYAAFTQGTPIKMKYDLDSREFHFEWLSDLAITEPCVIKVPRFVYPNGVQIVLSNAEKISENEGELTVKGNGGKASLILTPL, via the coding sequence ATGGCACTAAAAAAACTCTCACCCCAAGGCGAATGGTTCGTAGATACAACTGGAAGAAAAGTAATCTTACGCGGAATCAATTTAGGTGGCGATACCAAGGTTCCTTTCCCCAATGGGGGAACCCAGTTCCCAACCGATTTTTCTGACCACAAAGAAGTAAGTTTTATTGGCAGACCTTTTCCTCTTTCGGAAGCAGATACCCATTTCACCAGACTAAAAAAATGGGGGTTTAACGTATTACGTTTATTAACCACTTGGGAAGCTGTCGAACACAAAGGTCCTGGAGAGTATGACGAAGCCTATTTGGATTATTTTACAGAAATTGTTCGTTTGGCGGGAGAATATGGTTTTTATGTTTTTGTAGATTTCCATCAAGATGTTTGGTCTCGGATGACTGGTGGAGACGGGGCACCGGGTTGGATTTTTGAAAAAATGGGGATCGATTATCGTAAACTCTCGGAAGCAGATGCCGCCATCGTCATGCAAAGGGCGTATGATTACAATAGACCAGGCATCCGTCAGGAAGAAAATTACCCAACCATGTGCTGGTCACAAAACTATCGTTATGCTGGGAATGCCATCCTTTGGACTTTATTTTTTGGAGGAAAAGACTTTGCTCCTAACTTCCTAATCGATGGAAAAAATGTACAAGATTATCTGCAAGGCCACTACCTAGGCTGTATGAAACAAATTGCAGAACGTGTAAAGGATTTTGATTTTGTTTTAGGTTTTGATTCTCTGAATGAACCAGGAAAAGGATTTATCGGTCGTGCCATGAATGACCGTGGTCTAACAAACACAGACAAAGATCCCGCCAAACCGGGACTAGGTTGGTCTCCAATCGATGCTCTCTTCTCATCCCATGGACATACGATTGATTTACCTTACCTCACACTCAAAGTTTGGAAAGGTGGATTTGTTCCTACTAAAACTGTAACCGTTAACAAAAACCAAATTTCCATTTGGTTACCAGAATCTCCAGGCGATCCCTTTCAATTAGAAGGAGCTTATACCATAACAAAAGATGGAACTCCTTTCATTGAAAGAAATGATTTTTTTCAAAACGTCAAAGGGAAAGCTATCGACTTTGATGCAGACTACCTGATTCCTTTTATGCGAACTGTCGGCGAAACCATTAGGTCCATTCGAAATGATTGGATGGTATTTATCGAAAGAGAAGCCTCTGATGCTTTTACTCACCCCCACCTCAACGGAGAGGCACCAAAACTTGCTGTCAATGCCGCTCATTGGTATGATATTCTCACCCTACTCTTCAAAACATTTCTTTATCCGATAGCCATTGATACTCTCACCAAACGACCTGTATTCGGGAAATCTGGAATTGAAGCTATGTATGTGCGTCAGCTCACTCGTATCAAAAACACAGCCGATTCTGTTCCAGGAAAAATTCCAAGTCTTATCGGTGAATTTGGAATCCCTTTTGACTTACAAGGGGGAAAAGCATACAAAGAATGGAAAAAAGGAAACCACTCTCCCAAAATTTGGAAGAGGCATGTAATGGCCCTCGATGCCATGTACAATGCAATGGATCACTTATTTCTTTCGAACACCCTTTGGAACTACACTGCAACAAACGAAAACGATTTGATGGTAGGAGATGGTTGGAACCAAGAAGACCTCAGTATTTTTTCCAAAGACCAAATCATTCCAGGCTCCGACCCCGATGTTTACGGCGGGGGTGGTCGGGCTATTGAAGGGTTTTGTAGGCCTTATGCTGCTTTCACTCAAGGAACACCGATCAAAATGAAATACGATTTAGATTCCCGAGAATTTCATTTTGAATGGTTGTCAGATCTTGCCATCACAGAACCTTGTGTGATCAAAGTACCAAGATTTGTATACCCAAATGGCGTACAGATCGTACTCTCCAATGCAGAAAAAATTTCGGAAAACGAAGGAGAACTTACAGTCAAAGGGAATGGGGGGAAAGCGAGCCTCATCCTAACACCATTATGA